CTGCGCGGAGGTGGTCACGCCCAGCGCGGCCAACACCTGCGCGGGCTGTTCCAGCTGGACGTGCTCCAGCGTCACCCAGGCCGGCCAGAGGCCGGCGGAACGGCCGAACGCGCGCACTTCCACGCGCTCGCGCTGGCCACTGACAAGATCTTCGAAACCGGCCGGCACCGGGCTTGCCTGGACGGCCACGCAGGCCAGCACCAGGACAAGCGCCACCGCCAGCCGGACAAGGGCGGGAGCAGGAATGCGCATGGCAGGGGCGCAGGAACGCCGGCCCCGCAGGGCCGGCGTCCGCGCAATGGCTTAGAGGCTGCTTGCCTTCTGCACCAGGACCAGGCTGACCGGGCCGTCGTAGAGGCCGGCGGCGGTGATGGGACCGGGCGCGGCCTGGGCCACGGTCAGCGGCATTTCGATGGAGGCACCGGGAATGGCGCCCTGGAACAGCTGGTCGGCGGTGAACGCGATCGGGGCCAGGCCAAGCTCGCGGCCGTTCAAGGTAACCGAGAGCGGGATGTCGACCGCACCGGCAGCGGTCACCTTGGGCATCAGCACGGCCGGCTCGGCCAGGCGGACATCGACATCCAGGCTGGTGTCGTTGGAGAACACGCGCACGCGTTCGCTCCAGCTGCTCAGTCCCTGCCCGGCGCGGTACGGCATCTCGACGTCAGCGGGAAGCGCGCTGCCATCAGCCCGGAGCAGCGACAGGGTCGGGTCGACGTTCGCCCAGACGGTGATGTGCGCCTCAACGGCGTGGGCGGACAGTGCGGCGGTAAAGATCGCCAGGCCCAACGCGGCCTGCTTCAGGGTGCGGTACATGTGGTTCTCTCCCATGATTGAAAAACGCCTCGCTCGAGGCGATCACCCACGCTGCGCTGTGCAGTGTCGGCGACACGATCACGTTAGTTCTGTGCGCGACGTCTCCCCACGCAACCATTCTTAAACCCGCCACGCACGCGCACGTTCTGCGACAGCGCGCGCGAACCGGAAGCAACGCAAGCATTCCGACGCGTGCGCGTGCGCATGTTGCGGATTGCTGCTTTATGCTCGCCGCCGCACGGCGTGGTGTTGCCGGAGGCTGAAAGCGAAAGGCGCAAAGCTGAAGCCAGAGCCAGAGCCAGAGCCAGAGCCAAAGCCAAAGCCGTCGTTTGCACGATGCTGCGTGCAGGGCCGGCGGGTACGGGGGTACGGGGGGCGCCGTAAACCCATCCTTGGGGGCTCTTACGAAACA
This is a stretch of genomic DNA from Stenotrophomonas rhizophila. It encodes these proteins:
- a CDS encoding CS1 type fimbrial major subunit encodes the protein MYRTLKQAALGLAIFTAALSAHAVEAHITVWANVDPTLSLLRADGSALPADVEMPYRAGQGLSSWSERVRVFSNDTSLDVDVRLAEPAVLMPKVTAAGAVDIPLSVTLNGRELGLAPIAFTADQLFQGAIPGASIEMPLTVAQAAPGPITAAGLYDGPVSLVLVQKASSL